The genomic segment CAGCAGGCCGTTCTGGCGCGTTATCACTTTCCAGAACCTAGGTTCGTGCTGGGGCAACAGCTGATTGGCAAGGCCTCGGCGGCGATCGATATCTCTGACGGGTTGCTGGCGGATCTTGACCACATCCTCGAACAGTCAGGTGTGGGCGCTGAGCTGGACGCCAAAAACATTCCAATGTTGCCGGCGTTGCACCGACTCAAAGGAGATGCTGCGCTCAGTCTGGCGTTGACCGCAGGCGACGACTACGAACTGTGCGTGACCATCGCGCCTGATCAGTACGCGGCACTGGCACCCGAGGTGCAAGGTGCGTTGATCATTATTGGGTGTATTCAGCAGGAGTTAGGGCTGCGCATGAGAGGCGCGGAGATGACGGAAGCCCCCGTTGGATTCGACCATTTTGGGAGATCGGTTTGAAGGACGAAGATCTGATGCAAGAACCAGAAAGCCCGGCGGCCTTGCTGCCGCCCGGCTTTCTGCGAAACCCGGTGCATTTTCTGGCCTTTGGCCTGGGCAGTGGCACCATGCCAAAGGCGCCCGGCACCTGGGGGAGTCTGGCGGCGATACCGGTATGGTACACTTTCGCCTGGTTGCCGCCGGTTGCCTATTGGCTGGTGGTGCTGGCAGCTTTCCTGGTGGGCATCTGGTTGTGTGGGAAAACCGCAGACGCGCTAAAGGTGCATGACCATGGCGGTATCGTCTGGGACGAGTTTGTGGGTATGTGGATCGCGCTTGGCCTGTTCCCAGACCAGATCTACGGCGTATTGATGGCGTTTCTGCTGTTCCGGCTGTTCGATGTGGTCAAACCTTGGCCCATCAGTTGGCTGGATGCCCGGATGCCGGGTGGCCTTGGGATTATGGTGGATGACGTGGTGGCCGGCATGATGGCGCTGGTGTGCTTGTGGGGTATTGATGTCTGGATAATGCCCTTCATTGTCTGAAGGGCATTATCCGACGGGTGAGCCAGCCGGAGCTTCCGTTCGGCCAGGTTTAGTGGAGTTGCTGTTCTTCCGGTAGCATCCTGACCACGTGCAGAAATCGTTTGAGGCCGATCTCAGCACGCTCCCGGGACGCAAAGGGACCGCTGTCAAAGCCTTCCCGGGTGGTGAAATACCATTTGCTGCCTACACAGAAAAAACGACTGCTGCGAAAGGGGGCCGGGCCTTGTTCCCCGGTCCTGCGCTGAGTGTCCATGGTTGCTCCTGAGCCCGCTTATTCTTTTCTTCTCGGGCAACGCGTTTTGTTTGCCGACCTGATTAAAATTAATCCAATTGCGGCTTAATTCAACATTTTTTTACATTCTTGTGATGGGCGTTGCATGGGCTCGGTAAGAATCTCCGGTGCTTGGCGCCCGCATATCAAAGCTTTGCTTGCTCCCCACGGCCTCGATGGTCAGAATGCGAGAGCGTGTGATCCCGTCATGGCCGCCCAGGCCTCTCAAGGAAAAGGAGATGAAATGAGTATGTGTTACGTTTTCAGGGTTTTCAAGCTGGTTGCCCTGATGCTGAGCGTTACCCT from the Marinobacter sp. LQ44 genome contains:
- a CDS encoding phosphatidylglycerophosphatase A → MQEPESPAALLPPGFLRNPVHFLAFGLGSGTMPKAPGTWGSLAAIPVWYTFAWLPPVAYWLVVLAAFLVGIWLCGKTADALKVHDHGGIVWDEFVGMWIALGLFPDQIYGVLMAFLLFRLFDVVKPWPISWLDARMPGGLGIMVDDVVAGMMALVCLWGIDVWIMPFIV
- a CDS encoding DUF6316 family protein encodes the protein MDTQRRTGEQGPAPFRSSRFFCVGSKWYFTTREGFDSGPFASRERAEIGLKRFLHVVRMLPEEQQLH